One region of Streptomyces capillispiralis genomic DNA includes:
- a CDS encoding nucleotidyl transferase AbiEii/AbiGii toxin family protein, whose translation MKLTPLHERLLADILDLGSPYPLVLTGGYAVQAHGLVERISRDLDVATENPAPMQEIVASLTAGLSARGWRTTHVQTDPLSGRFLVTDPDSGEECEVDVLKEAFWAPPAQTPYGPVLSLEDVIGTKVRALADRGTVRDLIDVQAASRHRSTADLESLGRRRAHNEFSLEDLRDRLIGADWYEDEDYTAYGLTSRQIEELKAWALEWAEDLGARIHDENA comes from the coding sequence ATGAAGCTCACTCCGCTCCACGAGCGCCTCCTCGCCGACATCCTCGACCTTGGCTCCCCCTACCCTCTGGTCCTCACCGGCGGATACGCCGTGCAGGCTCACGGCCTGGTCGAACGCATCAGTCGTGACCTCGACGTCGCCACCGAGAACCCCGCTCCGATGCAGGAGATCGTCGCCTCACTCACAGCTGGCCTCAGCGCGCGCGGATGGCGGACCACGCACGTCCAGACCGATCCGCTCAGCGGCCGGTTCCTCGTCACCGATCCGGACAGCGGCGAGGAGTGTGAGGTCGACGTCCTCAAGGAGGCGTTCTGGGCTCCGCCCGCCCAGACCCCCTACGGCCCCGTTCTTTCCCTTGAGGACGTGATCGGCACCAAGGTCCGCGCCCTCGCCGACCGCGGCACCGTCCGCGACCTCATCGACGTCCAGGCTGCCTCCCGCCACCGCTCCACCGCCGACCTCGAATCCCTGGGCCGCCGTCGCGCCCACAACGAGTTCAGCCTCGAAGACCTCCGGGACCGGCTCATCGGCGCGGACTGGTACGAGGATGAGGACTACACCGCGTACGGGCTCACTTCCCGGCAAATCGAGGAACTCAAGGCGTGGGCGCTGGAGTGGGCGGAGGATCTGGGTGCGCGGATCCATGACGAGAACGCCTGA
- a CDS encoding GNAT family N-acetyltransferase, whose protein sequence is MTTDIRVYRDAGILAHTESLRSVYVDAFCTPPWNEDEAQATEFVSRLPVSVRRAGFTAATAVRDGEVVGFATAMTTPAPFPTDRCYPQAAAGLGNDRTADWLCGAREIDELAVRPTARGTGLAARLLDAVTADAPEGRAWLLTSVRNGRALAFYRRHGWTQATRPSPGGKGIVVFLGPRHPARSLAPFPL, encoded by the coding sequence ATGACCACCGACATCCGTGTGTACCGGGACGCCGGGATACTCGCGCACACCGAGTCACTGCGTTCGGTGTACGTCGACGCCTTCTGCACCCCGCCCTGGAACGAGGACGAGGCGCAGGCAACCGAGTTCGTCTCCCGGCTGCCGGTGAGCGTACGGCGTGCCGGGTTCACCGCCGCGACCGCCGTGCGCGACGGAGAGGTCGTCGGCTTCGCCACCGCGATGACCACTCCGGCCCCCTTCCCCACCGACCGCTGCTATCCCCAGGCGGCCGCCGGCCTCGGCAACGACCGCACCGCCGACTGGCTGTGCGGAGCCCGGGAGATCGACGAACTCGCCGTCAGGCCCACCGCCCGCGGTACCGGCCTCGCCGCCCGCCTCCTCGACGCGGTGACCGCAGACGCGCCCGAGGGGCGGGCATGGCTGCTCACCTCGGTCCGTAACGGGCGGGCCCTGGCCTTCTACCGCCGCCACGGCTGGACGCAGGCCACCCGCCCTTCCCCCGGCGGCAAGGGCATCGTCGTCTTCCTCGGTCCGCGCCACCCCGCCCGTTCCCTCGCCCCGTTCCCCCTGTGA
- a CDS encoding ferric reductase-like transmembrane domain-containing protein, translated as MTSDARPDEDGATAPPERRQPPGDRVALRGDLRAALPDATAAMVVTALVFAFLWARMESGASDTVAVMPFMDDPGTYWMYLLSQAFGWSGLLWAWGTVMLGLLLSGPRPARLPVSRQVLERWHRTTSLTTTALMFAHALMFAAELVRYETKVDWAERLWVAFADSFVPGWYDSGTGRIAIPIGQGALYLAIPLGLLFYVRHRIGANTWRRLHRFVIVVYVLSVWHTLLYGTNVWYGEWPRTVLWLLQLPVGVLLLLRLLRPARRAERLGAPKGGVGAARPAWWARAAGRAAVAAVLVGLVIVVVSGRDGGRDRPTHPPATAPHTQETD; from the coding sequence ATGACGTCAGACGCGAGGCCGGACGAAGACGGGGCAACAGCCCCGCCCGAACGGCGACAGCCTCCCGGTGACCGCGTCGCGCTGCGCGGCGACCTGCGGGCCGCCCTGCCCGACGCCACCGCGGCGATGGTGGTCACGGCGCTCGTGTTCGCGTTCCTGTGGGCGCGCATGGAGTCCGGCGCGTCGGACACGGTCGCGGTCATGCCGTTCATGGACGACCCCGGCACCTACTGGATGTACCTGCTCAGTCAGGCGTTCGGGTGGTCGGGCCTGCTGTGGGCCTGGGGCACGGTCATGCTCGGTCTGCTGCTGTCGGGGCCGCGCCCCGCCCGGCTGCCGGTCTCCCGGCAGGTGCTGGAGCGCTGGCACCGCACCACGAGCCTGACGACGACGGCGCTGATGTTCGCCCACGCGCTGATGTTCGCGGCGGAACTCGTGCGCTACGAGACGAAGGTGGACTGGGCGGAACGGTTGTGGGTGGCCTTCGCCGACAGCTTCGTGCCCGGTTGGTACGACTCCGGGACCGGCCGGATCGCCATCCCGATCGGCCAGGGTGCCCTGTACCTGGCGATTCCGCTGGGACTGTTGTTCTACGTCCGGCACCGCATCGGAGCGAACACCTGGCGACGGCTGCACCGTTTCGTGATCGTCGTCTACGTGCTCAGCGTGTGGCACACCCTGCTGTACGGAACCAACGTCTGGTACGGGGAGTGGCCGCGCACCGTGCTGTGGCTACTGCAACTCCCGGTCGGGGTACTGCTGTTGCTGCGTCTGCTGAGACCTGCCCGGCGGGCCGAACGGCTGGGTGCGCCGAAGGGCGGCGTGGGCGCGGCCCGTCCGGCCTGGTGGGCGCGCGCGGCAGGACGGGCCGCCGTCGCAGCCGTGCTTGTCGGGCTGGTCATCGTGGTGGTGTCCGGCCGTGACGGCGGACGGGACCGTCCGACTCATCCGCCCGCGACGGCCCCCCACACCCAGGAGACGGACTGA
- a CDS encoding cysteine synthase family protein, translating into MIHPHIADALKVPDLVRLTDGLVLLRFESMKIYSALAAVRHLLERGTVRPGQTLIDSSSGIYAYALALACHRYGMRCRIVASTTVDATTLAQLEILGATVEQVRPSQNLRLDQELRVRRVREILAEDPGHHWMRQYHDDVHYLGYQEVADRIAAEFPATPLTVVGGVGSGASTGGIVEHLRVTDPSVRLVGVQPFGSVTFGSQDHHDPEAIIAGIGSSIVFDNVRHHLYDTVHWLDFTHAMSGAVALLREHAVFAGLSTGAGFLTALYEARRHPDRLHLVVGADTGHRYVERVFARHAEALDPAALKPVEVRGPEEMTMPWSRMTWRRTPCPAHWKERAA; encoded by the coding sequence GTGATCCACCCCCACATCGCCGACGCCCTGAAAGTCCCGGACCTCGTCCGGCTCACCGACGGCCTGGTCCTGCTGCGGTTCGAGTCGATGAAGATCTACTCGGCCCTGGCCGCCGTCCGTCATCTGCTGGAACGGGGCACGGTCCGTCCGGGCCAGACCCTGATCGACAGCTCCAGCGGCATCTACGCCTACGCCCTCGCACTGGCCTGCCACCGCTACGGCATGCGGTGCCGCATCGTCGCGTCCACCACTGTCGACGCCACCACCCTCGCTCAGCTGGAGATCCTCGGCGCTACGGTGGAACAGGTCAGACCGTCGCAAAACCTCCGGCTCGACCAGGAACTGAGGGTGCGGCGGGTGCGCGAGATCCTCGCCGAGGATCCCGGGCACCACTGGATGCGCCAGTACCACGACGACGTCCACTACCTCGGCTACCAAGAGGTCGCCGACCGGATCGCGGCGGAGTTCCCGGCGACACCGCTGACCGTCGTCGGCGGGGTGGGTTCCGGAGCCTCGACCGGCGGCATCGTGGAACACCTGCGCGTTACGGACCCCTCGGTGCGTCTGGTCGGCGTCCAGCCCTTCGGGAGCGTCACCTTCGGCAGCCAGGACCATCACGATCCCGAGGCGATCATCGCCGGCATCGGCTCGTCGATCGTCTTCGACAACGTCCGCCACCATCTCTACGACACCGTGCACTGGCTGGACTTCACCCACGCCATGTCCGGCGCGGTCGCCCTGCTGCGCGAGCACGCGGTGTTCGCCGGGCTGTCCACCGGTGCCGGCTTCTTGACGGCGCTGTACGAGGCCCGCCGTCACCCCGACCGACTGCACCTGGTGGTAGGGGCCGACACCGGACACCGCTACGTGGAGCGTGTGTTCGCCCGGCACGCCGAGGCCCTGGATCCGGCCGCGCTGAAGCCCGTCGAGGTCCGCGGTCCGGAGGAGATGACCATGCCGTGGTCGAGAATGACGTGGCGGCGCACTCCCTGCCCGGCCCACTGGAAGGAGCGGGCGGCATGA
- the panD gene encoding aspartate 1-decarboxylase gives MLRTLFKSKIHRATVTQADLHYVGSVTIDAELLDAADLLPGELVHIVDVTNGARLETYVIEGERGSGVIGINGAAAHLVHPGDLVIIISYAQVTDAEARAMEPRVVHVDGANRIVALGADPSEPVPGSDQERSPQAVTA, from the coding sequence ATGCTGCGTACTCTGTTCAAGTCCAAGATCCACCGCGCCACCGTCACCCAGGCCGACCTGCACTACGTGGGATCCGTGACCATCGACGCCGAGTTGCTCGACGCCGCGGACCTGCTGCCCGGTGAGCTGGTGCACATCGTCGACGTCACCAACGGGGCCCGGCTGGAGACCTACGTCATCGAGGGTGAGCGCGGGTCCGGGGTGATCGGGATCAACGGGGCGGCGGCCCATCTCGTGCACCCCGGGGATCTGGTGATCATCATCAGTTACGCTCAGGTGACCGACGCCGAGGCGCGGGCGATGGAACCCCGGGTCGTCCACGTGGACGGCGCCAACCGCATCGTGGCTCTGGGGGCCGACCCGTCCGAGCCGGTACCGGGGTCGGACCAGGAGCGCAGCCCGCAGGCCGTCACGGCCTGA
- a CDS encoding GNAT family N-acetyltransferase, with the protein MGDFEIRDDRAAGRLEAVTDGEVVGRIEYFVLDEPEHALVPVHTIVEPAHEGKGIAGSLAREFYAVAAREDGAVAPLCPYVAKWAERHPEEAPAAGPELMRAAKQWLAAHPERF; encoded by the coding sequence ATGGGTGACTTCGAGATCCGTGACGACCGGGCGGCGGGCCGGCTCGAGGCGGTGACGGACGGCGAGGTCGTCGGACGGATCGAGTACTTCGTCCTCGACGAGCCCGAGCACGCGCTCGTGCCGGTGCACACCATCGTGGAGCCCGCCCACGAGGGCAAGGGCATCGCGGGCTCCCTCGCCCGCGAGTTCTACGCCGTCGCCGCCCGTGAGGACGGTGCCGTCGCTCCGCTCTGCCCGTACGTCGCCAAGTGGGCCGAACGCCATCCCGAGGAAGCGCCGGCCGCCGGTCCGGAGCTGATGCGGGCGGCGAAGCAGTGGCTGGCGGCGCATCCCGAGCGGTTCTGA